A single Fusobacterium simiae DNA region contains:
- the scpB gene encoding SMC-Scp complex subunit ScpB has product MSIKNQVEAIIFLGGDENKIKDLAKFFKISIEDMLKILLELKDDRKDTGINIEVDSEIVYLSTNPLYGEVINNYFEQETKPKKLSSASIETLSIIAYKQPVTKSEIESIRGVSVDRIVSNLEERKFVRNCGKQETGRKANLYEVTDKFLSYLGIKNITELPDYDLLKEKIKSMENIITDED; this is encoded by the coding sequence ATGAGTATAAAAAATCAGGTTGAAGCTATCATTTTTTTAGGTGGAGATGAGAATAAAATAAAAGATTTAGCTAAATTTTTTAAAATTTCCATTGAGGATATGTTAAAAATTCTTTTAGAATTAAAAGATGATAGAAAAGATACTGGAATAAACATTGAAGTTGATTCAGAAATTGTTTATCTATCAACTAATCCACTATATGGTGAAGTCATAAATAATTATTTTGAACAGGAAACAAAACCAAAAAAATTATCATCGGCTTCAATAGAGACCTTATCTATAATAGCTTATAAACAACCTGTTACAAAATCTGAAATTGAAAGTATTAGAGGAGTTTCTGTTGATAGAATCGTCTCAAATTTAGAAGAAAGAAAATTTGTTAGAAATTGTGGTAAACAGGAAACAGGAAGAAAGGCTAATCTGTATGAAGTAACTGATAAATTTTTATCATACTTAGGTATAAAAAATATAACTGAATTACCTGATTATGATTTATTAAAAGAAAAAATAAAAAGTATGGAGAATATAATTACTGATGAGGATTAA
- a CDS encoding pseudouridine synthase — protein sequence MRINKFLSTLGVASRRAIDKYIEEGKITVNGNIATTGMDINENDTILIDGKKIETNINEEKVYFMLNKPLEVLSASSDDRGRKTVVDLIKTDKRIFPIGRLDYMTSGLILLTNDGELFNKIVHPKSEIFKKYYIKIFGEIKREEIEELKKGILLDDGKTLPAKISGIKYDKNKTSMYISIREGRNRQIRRMIEKFGYKVLMLRREKIGELSLGNLAEGKYRELTKEEIEYLYSI from the coding sequence ATGAGGATTAACAAATTTCTATCAACTCTTGGTGTAGCTTCAAGAAGAGCTATTGATAAATATATTGAAGAAGGTAAAATTACTGTAAATGGAAATATTGCAACAACAGGAATGGATATAAATGAAAATGATACTATTCTTATAGATGGGAAAAAAATTGAAACTAACATAAACGAAGAAAAGGTTTATTTTATGTTGAATAAACCATTAGAAGTATTATCTGCTTCAAGTGATGATAGAGGTAGAAAAACTGTGGTTGATTTAATAAAAACTGATAAAAGAATTTTTCCTATTGGAAGGCTTGACTATATGACTAGTGGATTAATCTTACTTACTAACGATGGAGAATTATTTAATAAAATAGTTCACCCCAAATCTGAAATTTTTAAAAAATACTATATAAAAATTTTTGGTGAAATTAAAAGAGAAGAAATTGAGGAATTAAAAAAAGGTATTTTGCTAGATGATGGGAAAACACTACCAGCAAAAATATCTGGAATAAAATATGATAAAAATAAAACTTCTATGTATATTTCAATAAGAGAAGGTAGAAATAGACAAATTAGAAGAATGATAGAGAAATTTGGATATAAAGTTCTTATGCTAAGAAGAGAAAAAATTGGTGAATTATCTTTAGGAAATTTAGCAGAGGGAAAATACAGGGAATTAACAAAAGAAGAAATAGAATACTTATATTCAATTTAG
- the gatC gene encoding Asp-tRNA(Asn)/Glu-tRNA(Gln) amidotransferase subunit GatC, which produces MALTREEVLKIAKLSKLSFKEEEIEKFQVELNDILGYIDMLNEVDTSKVEPLVYINEAVNNFREKEEKSSLSIDKVLLNAPESAENAIVVPKVIGE; this is translated from the coding sequence ATGGCACTTACAAGAGAAGAAGTTTTAAAAATTGCAAAATTATCAAAATTATCATTTAAAGAAGAAGAAATAGAAAAATTTCAGGTGGAATTAAATGATATTCTAGGATATATAGATATGTTAAATGAAGTTGATACATCAAAAGTTGAGCCATTGGTTTATATAAATGAGGCTGTCAATAATTTTAGAGAAAAAGAAGAAAAATCTTCATTATCAATAGATAAAGTTTTATTAAATGCACCTGAAAGTGCTGAAAATGCAATAGTAGTTCCTAAGGTTATTGGAGAGTAG